The sequence ttatacTATCTTGTTATCATGTTTATTGCTTTAATATTTCTAGCTTTGTTTGTGCATTGTGTATCGAGAGAAAGAGAGCTGTGGTTCTTAGTGTGAagggattttttcttttctttttttgcggagtacaataaaaaagagtttttgtTGTCTATGTAATTTTGTTCACCAGTAAAGCATTAGCTTCCTGGGGCGTTGTGGATTTTGTCAAACTTGTAAATTTGGATGTGTTTGGATATCTGTTAATACATTTTGATGTGGAGAAAGTTATTGTCACCTATGTttggtgttttttctttaaaagatcaTATCTTTGAGCAGTAACCTAGTTTATTAATTGATATATCTACTTTGGAGATGACTTCCTAACTTTGGCTGCTGGCTTATAGCTGATGTGCTTAATTATGAAGCTCTGCTTTAGTCAGATTGTTTGTGATTCCATGTTTTGTATTACTGATGGAGGcttattgtttaatttcaggGGGGTCGTTTTCATCGTGTTGTCAAAGGTTTTATGATACAAGGTGGTGACATATCAGCAGGGGATGGAACTGGAGGAGAATCTATATATGGATTGAAATTTGAGGATGAAAACTTTGAGttgaaacatgaaagaaaaggaatgttGTCAATGGCTAATATGGGCCCTGACACCAATGGATCTCAGTTTTTTATCACAACCACTCGAACTTCTCATCTAGATGGAAAGCATGTTGTTTTTGGGAAGGTAATCAAAGGAATGGGAGTGGTTCGTTCTATTGAGCATGTTGTGACTGAGGGAGGTGATTCTCCCTCTCAAGAAACAGTAATTGTTGATTGTGGGGAAATTCCTGAAGGAGAGGACGATGGGATATCTGACTTCTTTAAAGACGGTGATACTTATCCTGATTGGCCGGCAGACCTAGACATGAAGCCAGATGAGATTTCTTGGTGGATGAAGGCAGTTGATTCGATCAAAGCTTTTGGAAACGAACAGTACAAGGTAGCTCATGTACacaattgtttttcttgttttagatCAGTTTCATTTGAATGAAATCATAATTTGTAGATACATAcagagtttttcttttttcttgttatggGATTGTTCCTGTATGTTTTACAATATGAATTCCTAAGCCAGTTTGATCTTTGGATTTCCATTTGCTTGTATGATTATACTTCTGGTCTTAACTAGATGTTGACTCCTGTTCCTACCGCAGA is a genomic window of Populus alba chromosome 5, ASM523922v2, whole genome shotgun sequence containing:
- the LOC118045801 gene encoding peptidyl-prolyl cis-trans isomerase CYP40 isoform X2: MAKPRCYLDISIGGELEGRIVVELYKDVVPKTAENFRALCTGEKGIGPNTGVPLHYKGGRFHRVVKGFMIQGGDISAGDGTGGESIYGLKFEDENFELKHERKGMLSMANMGPDTNGSQFFITTTRTSHLDGKHVVFGKVIKGMGVVRSIEHVVTEGGDSPSQETVIVDCGEIPEGEDDGISDFFKDGDTYPDWPADLDMKPDEISWWMKAVDSIKAFGNEQYKKQDCKMALRKYRKALRYLDVCWEKEDIDEGL